In Sulfurisphaera javensis, a single genomic region encodes these proteins:
- a CDS encoding HoxN/HupN/NixA family nickel/cobalt transporter, with the protein MNKINIPLRVLVLFYVFEGVITSLLFLWLINTSNIVGNINVKASHVTGTFFTLGILAYLFGLRHALDADHLAAIDNSTRKLVQESKPSYFTGLFFSLGHSTVVILLSVALIIATRYVASNIPTLENLGSIIGTLVSGGFLYIIGLLNLLVLFEIYDIYKMASREKNIDENKLNDVLLKRGFMNRYFRGLFKIVNNQYYMYPIGFLFGLGFDTASETALLAISAAAAGIFLKIPIYSLLVFPFLFTAGMSLIDTTDGFFMNGAYGWAFLGHPIRKVWYNLTMTSISIIVAYVVGTFELLGLVQSEFNLSGPFWDWIALINGDTWWGNIGIIIVITFAITWIISYTLYKIKVEKQIINK; encoded by the coding sequence ATGAATAAGATTAATATTCCGTTAAGAGTGTTAGTTTTATTTTACGTTTTTGAAGGAGTGATAACTTCACTTCTTTTTCTATGGTTAATAAATACCTCAAATATTGTTGGCAATATTAATGTTAAGGCTAGTCATGTTACTGGTACTTTTTTTACTCTGGGTATTTTGGCTTATTTATTTGGATTGCGCCATGCCCTAGATGCTGATCACTTAGCTGCTATAGATAACTCTACTAGAAAATTGGTTCAAGAGAGCAAACCATCATATTTTACTGGACTATTCTTCTCTTTAGGTCATTCTACTGTTGTTATTTTGCTTTCTGTAGCTTTAATTATAGCTACTAGATATGTTGCATCTAATATCCCTACTCTAGAGAATTTGGGTAGTATTATTGGTACTCTCGTTAGCGGTGGTTTTCTTTATATTATAGGTTTATTAAATCTTTTAGTTCTTTTCGAAATTTACGATATATATAAGATGGCATCGAGGGAGAAAAACATTGATGAAAATAAACTTAATGATGTTTTATTAAAGAGGGGTTTTATGAATAGATACTTTAGAGGTTTGTTTAAAATTGTTAATAATCAATATTATATGTATCCTATTGGTTTTCTCTTTGGCTTAGGATTTGATACTGCATCAGAGACGGCATTGTTAGCCATTTCTGCGGCTGCTGCTGGAATATTTCTTAAAATTCCGATTTATAGTCTTTTAGTATTTCCATTTTTATTCACGGCTGGTATGAGTTTAATTGATACAACTGATGGTTTCTTTATGAATGGTGCTTATGGTTGGGCATTCTTAGGACATCCGATAAGGAAAGTTTGGTATAACTTAACTATGACATCAATATCAATAATTGTTGCATATGTGGTTGGCACATTTGAATTACTTGGCTTAGTCCAATCAGAGTTTAATCTATCCGGACCTTTCTGGGATTGGATAGCATTAATCAACGGTGATACATGGTGGGGGAATATAGGAATAATAATAGTAATAACGTTTGCAATAACTTGGATAATTTCATATACATTATATAAAATCAAAGTAGAGAAACAAATTATAAATAAGTGA
- a CDS encoding tetratricopeptide repeat protein → MRIDSALGEVRIKELKELMAKDPKDPWPHFMLGEIYFNNEMYEKALEEYEIAIKLDPHVPDFYYKKALSLVKLRREEEAIKTLQKARIIDYQNAETYYFLEGNILEELGKYEEAIKVYNDALSKRFNEWIFEAKILDLLELGKYEEAIKEIDKILTIYQSSRLYILRKNIIKEIDKRKT, encoded by the coding sequence ATGAGGATAGATTCAGCACTAGGAGAGGTAAGGATAAAAGAACTGAAAGAGTTAATGGCAAAGGATCCTAAGGATCCTTGGCCCCATTTCATGCTTGGAGAGATTTATTTTAATAACGAAATGTATGAAAAAGCGTTAGAGGAATATGAAATAGCAATAAAATTAGACCCTCATGTACCAGATTTTTACTATAAGAAAGCGTTAAGTTTAGTAAAACTTAGAAGGGAAGAGGAAGCAATAAAAACATTGCAAAAAGCAAGAATTATTGATTATCAAAATGCAGAAACCTATTATTTCCTAGAGGGGAACATATTAGAGGAGTTAGGGAAATATGAGGAAGCAATAAAAGTCTATAATGATGCGCTTTCAAAGAGATTTAATGAATGGATTTTTGAGGCTAAAATACTTGATTTATTAGAATTAGGGAAATATGAGGAAGCAATAAAAGAAATAGACAAAATACTAACAATTTATCAGTCTAGTAGACTATATATACTACGAAAAAATATAATTAAAGAAATAGACAAAAGGAAAACTTAA